One part of the Acidobacteriota bacterium genome encodes these proteins:
- a CDS encoding transcriptional regulator, which produces MIRYRFSEFTLSPQRRLIVRDGREVPLIPRYFDLLVLLIERRHEAVHRREIFERVWTDANVSDSALSQAVRTIRRTLGDDPSEPRFIRTVSRHGYQFVLDVIEEEDAAPPNEAALGVAEAALGATATLDAQVAHPHWIGGATGGGLAGLAAGGLGGLILAAAPGSAATIAIAPVLAVIGGVCGALGGGGVGAGLALAEPHARAQRVWACTAGAALGRRNRRSRGPVDSALGLAALVGVDVEVGGGLEGVVIGEPRG; this is translated from the coding sequence GTGATTCGATACCGCTTCAGCGAGTTCACGCTCTCGCCTCAGCGGCGTCTGATCGTTCGCGATGGACGTGAAGTGCCGCTGATCCCCCGGTACTTTGATCTTCTGGTGCTACTGATCGAACGGCGTCACGAGGCAGTGCATCGCCGCGAGATCTTTGAACGCGTCTGGACGGATGCCAACGTCTCGGACAGCGCGCTCAGCCAGGCCGTCCGCACCATCCGCCGCACGTTGGGCGACGACCCAAGCGAGCCCCGCTTCATCCGCACCGTTTCACGCCACGGCTACCAGTTTGTCCTGGACGTGATTGAAGAGGAGGACGCTGCGCCCCCGAACGAGGCCGCACTGGGCGTCGCCGAGGCCGCGCTGGGCGCCACGGCCACGCTCGACGCTCAGGTGGCGCACCCGCACTGGATTGGCGGAGCGACGGGTGGCGGGCTGGCCGGCCTCGCGGCCGGTGGTCTTGGTGGCCTGATCCTCGCGGCCGCCCCCGGCAGCGCAGCCACGATCGCGATTGCACCCGTCCTCGCGGTGATCGGCGGCGTGTGCGGAGCGTTGGGTGGCGGCGGCGTCGGAGCGGGTCTGGCACTGGCCGAACCCCATGCGCGGGCGCAGCGTGTCTGGGCGTGCACGGCTGGCGCTGCACTGGGGAGGCGGAATCGCCGGAGTCGCGGTCCAGTGGATAGCGCGCTGGGGCTTGCCGCTCTGGTCGGCGTGGACGTCGAAGTTGGTGGTGGGCTTGAGGGCGTCGTGATTGGGGAGCCGCGGGGATGA